The DNA window ATTCCCATGCCGCAGGTGAACTCGAAGGTGCCGGCTTGCTGCGGCAGCAATTCTACCAGTGTAGTTTTGAAGGCCGGTAGGTCGCGGCGAACGCTGAAGTCAGGCATTAGCAGTTCCTCCGAGCAACTGTTTTCTTCGTCGCGGTAAAAGCTTAACTGCACGGGCTTGCCGCGCTCTACTTCAATTACGGCCGGCGAGTAGCCACCCTTCACCGTAACCGCCACTTCCTGCACGCCGCCAGAAGAGGAAACCGCTGCTGCCGTTTGGCGCTCCGAAAAGAAAAAGTACCACACGAACAACACAGCCAGCACCAAGCCGCCAATCGTCACCATGATTTCAGTTGTATCCATGAGGCAGAACAATTAACGATTGGCGAACGCGCGTAGGCGCAACGAATTAGTTAGCACCGACACCGAGCTTAGCGCCATAGCGCCAGC is part of the Hymenobacter volaticus genome and encodes:
- a CDS encoding cupredoxin domain-containing protein; translation: MDTTEIMVTIGGLVLAVLFVWYFFFSERQTAAAVSSSGGVQEVAVTVKGGYSPAVIEVERGKPVQLSFYRDEENSCSEELLMPDFSVRRDLPAFKTTLVELLPQQAGTFEFTCGMGMLRGRLVVK